The Bryobacteraceae bacterium genome includes a window with the following:
- the mntH gene encoding divalent metal cation transporter MntH, which translates to MGSAAPSLPEVHSSVPTAHPSLWKRMFAFAGPAYLVSVGYMDPGNWATDIEAGSRFGYRLLWVLVVSNLMAILLQTLSARLGIVTGRDLAQACREAYPRPVSHALWVLAEIAIAACDLAELLGAAIGLHLLFGLPLMAGVLITAADTLLILWFGRFGIRLIESIILIFITVIAGCFAIEIFLARPAWGEVAGGLVPRLDSESLYVAVAMLGATVMPHNLYLHSSLVQTRSFGADADSKRAACRFNLVDSAIALNGALFVNGAILILAASTFYKNGLTVTEIGQAHAMLTPLLGTTLAGAAFALALLFSGQSSTITGTMAGQIVMEGFLNFRMQPWLRRLITRGVAIVPAALAIHYAGNEGAYRLLILSQVVLSLQLPFAIVPLVRFTGDRRRMGELANPGWVKALGVVCSALIVSLNLWLGWVELSGLPHWAAVALMAPLAGLLVYVATARLRDRAAAVMPEAGELRFAEPAYRQILVPVDHSELDRVALAHAVALGKPHGAVIHLLHVEEGVTSQVYGDQARTAEIELGRRYFEELAEAVARAGLEPRLVILHGKETRKLIIQHARALKPDLIVMGAHGHRGVMDLVFGATINEVRHGVQAPVLVVRAES; encoded by the coding sequence ATGGGCTCCGCTGCGCCTTCACTGCCTGAGGTGCACTCGTCGGTTCCGACGGCGCACCCGTCGCTGTGGAAGCGGATGTTCGCCTTCGCCGGACCGGCGTACCTGGTGAGCGTGGGCTACATGGACCCCGGCAACTGGGCGACGGACATCGAGGCGGGGTCGCGGTTCGGCTACCGGCTGCTGTGGGTGCTGGTGGTGTCGAACCTGATGGCGATCCTGCTGCAGACGCTGAGCGCGCGGCTGGGGATCGTCACCGGGCGGGATCTGGCGCAGGCGTGCCGGGAGGCGTATCCGCGTCCGGTGAGCCATGCGCTGTGGGTGCTGGCGGAGATCGCGATTGCGGCGTGCGATCTGGCGGAGCTGCTGGGGGCGGCGATCGGGCTGCATCTGTTGTTCGGGCTGCCGCTGATGGCGGGGGTGCTGATCACGGCCGCCGACACGCTGCTGATCCTGTGGTTCGGGCGGTTCGGGATCCGGCTGATCGAGTCGATCATTCTGATTTTCATCACGGTGATCGCGGGGTGTTTTGCGATCGAGATTTTTCTGGCGCGCCCGGCGTGGGGGGAGGTGGCGGGAGGGCTGGTGCCGCGGCTGGATTCAGAGAGCCTGTACGTCGCGGTGGCGATGCTGGGGGCGACGGTGATGCCGCACAACCTGTATCTGCACTCGTCGCTGGTGCAGACGCGGTCGTTCGGGGCGGACGCGGACTCGAAGCGGGCGGCGTGCCGGTTCAACCTGGTGGATTCGGCGATCGCGCTGAACGGGGCGCTGTTCGTGAACGGGGCGATCCTGATTCTGGCGGCGTCGACGTTTTACAAGAACGGGCTGACGGTGACGGAAATCGGGCAGGCGCACGCGATGCTGACGCCGCTGCTGGGGACGACGCTCGCCGGGGCGGCGTTTGCGCTGGCGCTGCTGTTTTCGGGGCAATCGTCGACGATCACGGGGACGATGGCGGGGCAGATCGTGATGGAGGGGTTTCTGAATTTCCGCATGCAGCCCTGGCTGCGGCGGCTGATCACGCGTGGGGTGGCGATCGTGCCGGCGGCGCTGGCGATCCACTATGCGGGCAATGAAGGGGCTTACCGGCTGCTGATCCTGAGCCAGGTGGTGCTGAGCCTGCAGCTGCCGTTTGCGATCGTGCCGCTGGTGCGGTTCACGGGGGACCGGCGGCGGATGGGCGAGCTGGCGAATCCGGGATGGGTGAAGGCGCTGGGAGTGGTCTGCTCAGCGCTGATCGTCAGTCTGAACCTGTGGCTGGGGTGGGTGGAGCTGAGCGGGCTGCCGCATTGGGCGGCGGTGGCGCTGATGGCGCCGCTGGCGGGGCTGCTGGTGTATGTGGCGACGGCGCGGCTGAGGGATCGCGCGGCGGCGGTGATGCCCGAGGCCGGGGAGCTGCGGTTCGCCGAGCCGGCGTACCGGCAGATTCTGGTGCCGGTGGATCATTCCGAGCTTGACCGGGTGGCGCTGGCGCATGCGGTGGCGTTGGGCAAGCCGCACGGGGCGGTGATTCACCTGCTGCACGTGGAAGAAGGGGTGACGAGCCAGGTGTATGGCGATCAGGCGCGGACGGCGGAGATCGAGCTGGGGCGGCGGTATTTCGAAGAGCTCGCCGAGGCAGTGGCGCGCGCGGGGCTGGAACCGCGGCTGGTGATCCTGCATGGGAAGGAGACGCGGAAGCTGATCATCCAGCATGCGCGGGCGCTGAAGCCGGACCTGATCGTGATGGGTGCGCACGGGCACCGGGGAGTGATGGATCTGGTGTTCGGGGCGACGATCAACGAGGTGCGGCACGGGGTGCAGGCGCCGGTGCTGGTGGTGCGGGCGGAGAGCTGA